A segment of the Fusarium musae strain F31 chromosome 2, whole genome shotgun sequence genome:
GGTCAAGCCCAAGGATACTACTATCTTTATACGGGAGgaaggcaaagcaaagctTTACAAGGGTCCTAGACCTGGCGATGGGTCAAAATTGACAGAGCCGGATCAAATTGTTTGGGTATTCCCCGAGAAGGAGACTCAAATCGATCGCAGCGGGGATATCCTCAACGTGACACATCGACCACTGCCCCCAACAATCTACAGCCAAAGCTCCATGTGCTACATCGTCAAATGCCTCGACCGCCGCGGAAAATTCAATCCTCAGAAGGCGAAAGAGCTTGGAGTACAGGTCACTGACTTCAAGCAACTGACTGCGGGCAATACTGTAGTGACAAAAGATGGCGTTACTGTAACCCCTGAGCAGGTCCTTGGCGAGACTCAGCCCGGACAAGGATTCATTCTCGCCGACATCGAATCTCACGACCTCATTGACTCATTCATGGAGCGACCTGAATGGTCTAACACGGAATTGATGTCTCATGTGGCTATTGTGTATTGGATTCTCGGCCCAGGAATGGCAGACGATGCTAGAATCCAGAAGTTTGTGGATGAGCACCCCACGATGAAGCACTTCTTCTGCGCTCAAGACACATGCCCCAATATGATCTCTCTGGCTGGACCTGGGCAGTTACAGACCAAGCTACGTAGGGTCGACCCTGAGAGATTCACTCTCCTCAAATTCGATAACGATGTCAAGGGAGCCATGCCAAATGGATCACAGGTTGAGTCTGGCCGGACAGGAACCAAAATTGCGCTCATGCCCCGACTCAAATTCGGCGAGGGCGAGATTGCCCCGTTTCCTGATCTCATGGAGGCAGCTCAGTCTGTCAGTGATGAGATTCTAGAACTGGCACGAAAGGCTCGTGAAGAGACATCTGATCCCGAGTTCTTGCGAAAATTGGAAGAGGACGAACAAGATATTCCCAATCGTGATGCTGAAATCATCCCCCTTGGGACTGGCTCTTCAATTCCAGGCAAATATCGCAATGTTTCGTCAACACTGATTCGGGTACCTGGTATTGGAAACTATCTTCTCGATGTTGGTGAGGGCACCTTGGGTCAAATCCGACGGCTCTTTGGAGAGGAGGAAACTGGAAATATACTCCGAGATCTCAGGTGCATTGTCATCAGCCATCTTCACGCTGATCATCACCTCGGTACTCCCAATATGATCAAAGCCTGGTACGAGCACACCATCGAGGACACCAATGCCAAGCTAGCTATATCCTGTATATCAAGATACAAGGCGCTCTTGGAAGAGGTCTCTCAAGTCGAGGATATTGGTTTCCACAGACTCCATTTCCCCCATTGCAGCAGCACCAAGCCCGATAAGTACAACACCGGCCCCTTCATGATCGATAACGGAGACTTTGGGCTCCGTGTTATCAAGCGCATCCCAGTTCCTCACTGCTGGCTCTCCTACGGAACAGAACTCGAGCTCACATCCGGTCTCCGCATCGCATACTCAGGTGACTGCCGTCCCTCAAACGAGTTCGCTCGGGAGTGCGAAGGTGCCCACCTCCTTATCCACGAGTGCACGTTCGACGATGACATGCTGGCTCACGCTAAGAAAAAGGGCCACTCTACAATGGGCGAGGCACTAGAGGTTGCGCGCAAGATGAAGGCTCGAAGGACGCTGCTCACGCATTTCTCGCAACGCTATGTCAAGGCTGATTCTTTgaagagagatgagagaggTCAGGCTGGTGAGGCACTCATGGCTCTTGATCTTATGAGTGTTAAGCTGGGCGATTTCAGGAAGGCTGCTGCTTTCCAGCCTGCTATTGCTATGCTCATGGCGGATGCAGGTGACAAATAAGGTCCTCGGTATGAATAGACTTGTATGATAAGGGAAAGTATAGAGTTGTAACGCTATATATgacctgttgatgatgactgcTTATTGTTCG
Coding sequences within it:
- a CDS encoding hypothetical protein (EggNog:ENOG41), which translates into the protein MTTTVEIASAPTVDTPGTCLFVHSDKRAYLFGRPEEGTQRAFQSRRLGMGATEQVFLSGSVSWELVGGLFGYVLTVGGALEASREQTALINEERKSKGQKLTKQAAFETIHIHGGENLNHTLAACRPVILRQPISVRTHEHRENTRLETIESIEPDWKDDVLRVWKIPIQRDRSSSPKKRRRSSAIAISEDQEEAQFKEWSPLSDPEYATTLVEKVMFNGRLKGNGMLIPVKLSEVKPKDTTIFIREEGKAKLYKGPRPGDGSKLTEPDQIVWVFPEKETQIDRSGDILNVTHRPLPPTIYSQSSMCYIVKCLDRRGKFNPQKAKELGVQVTDFKQLTAGNTVVTKDGVTVTPEQVLGETQPGQGFILADIESHDLIDSFMERPEWSNTELMSHVAIVYWILGPGMADDARIQKFVDEHPTMKHFFCAQDTCPNMISLAGPGQLQTKLRRVDPERFTLLKFDNDVKGAMPNGSQVESGRTGTKIALMPRLKFGEGEIAPFPDLMEAAQSVSDEILELARKAREETSDPEFLRKLEEDEQDIPNRDAEIIPLGTGSSIPGKYRNVSSTLIRVPGIGNYLLDVGEGTLGQIRRLFGEEETGNILRDLRCIVISHLHADHHLGTPNMIKAWYEHTIEDTNAKLAISCISRYKALLEEVSQVEDIGFHRLHFPHCSSTKPDKYNTGPFMIDNGDFGLRVIKRIPVPHCWLSYGTELELTSGLRIAYSGDCRPSNEFARECEGAHLLIHECTFDDDMLAHAKKKGHSTMGEALEVARKMKARRTLLTHFSQRYVKADSLKRDERGQAGEALMALDLMSVKLGDFRKAAAFQPAIAMLMADAGDK